The following are encoded in a window of Carya illinoinensis cultivar Pawnee chromosome 15, C.illinoinensisPawnee_v1, whole genome shotgun sequence genomic DNA:
- the LOC122296148 gene encoding uncharacterized protein LOC122296148: MASSFDRWEKDPFFSAAEEVQESADRMESTYRTWIHAEKDDSSLWDSEELRRDLHTALGTTKWQLEEFERAVQTSYVKSSSDDTRGRHHEFVIAIEDQISKIENSLQVSTLSEGKASLPWMRLDEGECNELASFLLGSSTSEDKTPGKCNRKDIENPQVTDKGSRPDCSENSRHSAECMEAREGKSHGHRRTASASADIGAWKIFIPDDGHQQNYSKEQTGLPVRKIPSLSVFPSSMESASKLKWSKNGFRKWKAMDRQQEADAAFLQSPQLSKGINVCYERSKSCLDGCNDSYDKQLYGWYGAIQRQLQRSQYQMQYSRPVQVTFWIALLLCLLFLMSCVV; the protein is encoded by the exons ATGGCTTCGAGTTTTGATCGGTGGGAGAAGGATCCTTTCTTCTCTGCCGCCGAGGAAGTTCAAGAATCAGCCGACAG GATGGAATCTACGTATAGAACATGGATTCACGCGGAGAAAGACGATTCTAGCCTGTGGGACTCCGAAGAACTCCGCCGTGATCTTCACACTGCCCTTGGCACTACCAAATGGCAG TTAGAAGAGTTTGAACGGGCTGTGCAGACTAGTTACGTGAAGAGCTCAAGTGACGATACAAGAGGCAGGCACCATGAATTTGTTATCGCCATTGAAGACCAGATTTCAAAAATCGAGAACTCGTTGCAGGTATCCACTCTTTCAGAGGGCAAGGCATCATTGCCTTGGATGCGCTTAGACGAAGGAGAATGCAATGAACTGGCATCGTTTCTTTTGGGATCGTCAACATCTGAAGACAAAACTCCTGGGAAGTGTAATCGAAAGGATATTGAGAATCCACAAGTGACAGATAAAGGTTCAAGGCCTGATTGTTCAGAGAACTCCCGTCATTCTGCCGAGTGCATGGAGGCTAGGGAGGGTAAGTCACATGGGCACAGGAGGACCGCTAGTGCTAGTGCTGACATTGGTGCTTGGAAGATTTTCATTCCTGACGATGGACACCAGCAGAATTATTCAAAAGAGCAGACTGGGTTGCCTGTACGTAAGATACCCAGTTTGTCAGTATTCCCAAGTTCCATGGAATCTGCATCCAAGTTGAAGTGGTCAAAGAATGGTTTTAGGAAGTGGAAGGCAATGGATCGCCAACAAGAAGCTGATGCTGCATTTTTGCAATCTCCTCAGTTGTCTAAG GGCATTAATGTATGCTATGAAAGAAGTAAGAGTTGCCTCGATGGTTGCAATGATTCTTATGATAAGCAACTTTATGGATGGTATGGAGCTATTCAGAGACAGCTTCAAAGGTCTCAGTACCAGATGCAGTATAGCCGACCGGTTCAAGTGACTTTTTGGATTGCTCTTCTCCTATGCTTGCTTT